One segment of Panicum virgatum strain AP13 chromosome 3K, P.virgatum_v5, whole genome shotgun sequence DNA contains the following:
- the LOC120697024 gene encoding stromal 70 kDa heat shock-related protein, chloroplastic-like: MASFTCSQVGAAAAGGASPFLFSRRGSSGGPEGVTSPFVGRRLAAVRMRAPARGARGGAALRVTCEKVVGIDLGTTNSAVAAMEGGKPTVVTNAEGARTTPSVVAYTKTGERLVGQIAKRQAVVNPENTFFSVKRFIGRKMSEVDDEAKQVSYGVVKDENGNVKLDCPAIGKQFAAEEISAQVLRKLVDDASKFLNEKITKAVVTVPAYFNDSQRTATKDAGRIAGLEVLRIINEPTAASLAYGFEKKNNETILVFDLGGGTFDVSVLEVGDGVFEVLSTSGDTHLGGDDFDKRIVDWLASNFKKDEGIDLLKDKQALQRLTEAAEKAKMELSTLTQANISLPFITATADGPKHIEATLSRAKFEELCSDLIDRLKTPVNNALRDAKLSVSDLDEVILVGGSTRIPAVQELVRKLTDKDPNVTVNPDEVVSLGAAVQGGVLAGDVKDVVLLDVTPLSLGLETLGGVMTKIIPRNTTLPTSKSEVFSTAADGQTSVEINVLQGEREFVRDNKSLGSFRLDGIPPAPRGVPQIEVKFDIDANGILSVAAIDKGTGKKQDITITGASTLPKDEVERMVEEADKFAKEDKEKRDAIDTKNQADSVVYQTEKQLKELGDKVPAPVKEKVDVKLQELKDAISGGSTQSMKDAMAALNQEVMQIGQAMYNQPGAGAAGPTPDAEAGTPGAGPAKGPNDGDVIDADFTDSN; the protein is encoded by the exons atggcctccTTTACCTGCTCCCaggtcggcgcggcggccgcgggcggcgcctcgcccttcctcttctcccggCGGGGGAGCAGCGGCGGGCCCGAGGGGGTCACCTCCCCCTTCGTGGGCCGCCGGCTCGCGGCGGTGCGGATGCGCGCGCCCGCCCGCGGGGCCCGCGGGGGCGCCGCGCTGCGGGTCACCTGCGAGAAGGTGGTGGGGATCGACCTCGGCACCACCaactccgccgtcgccgccatggagGGCGGCAAGCCCACCGTCGTCACCAACGCCGAGGGCGCGCGCACCACGCCCTCCGTCGTCGCCTACACCAAGACCGGGGAGCGCCTCGTCGGCCAGATCGCCAAGCGCCAGGCCGTCGTCAACCCCGAGAACACCTTCTTCTCCGTCAAGAGGTTCATCGGCCGCAAGATGTCCGAGGTCGACGACGAGGCCAAGCAGGTCTCGTACGGAGTCGTCAAGGACGAGAACGGCAACGTCAAGCTCGACTGCCCAGCCATCGGAAAGCAGTTTGCCGCCGAGGAGATTTCCGCGCAG GTTTTGCGGAAGTTGGTGGATGATGCCTCTAAGTTTCTTAATGAGAAAATTACAAAAGCAGTGGTCACAGTCCCAGCATACTTCAATGATTCACAAAGGACAGCAACAAAAGATGCTGGCCGTATTGCAGGGCTGGAAGTTCTTCGTATTATAAATGAACCAACTGCTGCATCATTGGCCTATGGTTTTGAGAAGAAAAATAATGAAACAATTCTAGTGTTTGACTTGGGAGGTGGTACCTTTGATGTATCTG TATTGGAGGTTGGAGATGGTGTGTTTGAGGTGCTTTCCACATCAGGTGACACACATCTTGGCGGTGATGACTTCGATAAG AGAATAGTAGACTGGCTTGCTAGCAACTTTAAGAAAGATGAAGGCATCGATCTTCTTAAGGACAAACAAGCCCTTCAGCGGCTTACTGAGGCAGCAGAGAAAGCTAAGATGGAACTGTCAACGCTGACACAGGCAAACATTAG CTTGCCGTTCATTACTGCTACTGCTGATGGGCCAAAACACATTGAGGCAACCCTCTCCAGAGCCAAATTTGAGGAACTATGTTCAGACCTCATCGACAG GCTTAAAACTCCTGTTAATAATGCATTGAGAGATGCCAAGTTATCGGTCAGTGATCTTGATGAAGTGATTCTTGTGGGTGGATCCACCCGAATCCCTGCAGTGCAAGAACTTGTGAGGAAGCTTACCGACAAGGATCCTAATGTTACAGTAAACCCTGATGAGGTTGTTTCTCTTGGGGCAGCTGTGCAG GGTGGGGTTTTGGCGGGAGATGTGAAAGATGTCGTTCTTCTGGATGTTACTCCATTGTCTCTTGGTTTGGAGACATTGGGTGGCGTCATGACAAAAATTATCCCCAGGAATACCACACTGCCCACCTCAAAATCAGAGGTATTCTCAACAGCTGCAGATGGACAGACAAGTGTTGAGATTAATGTTCTCCAGGGAGAAAGAGAGTTTGTCAGAGACAACAAGTCCCTTGGAAGCTTCCGGTTGGATGGAATCCCCCCTGCACCTCGTGGTGTCCCACAAATTGAAGTGAAGTTTGATATTGATGCAAATGGTATTCTCTCTGTTGCTGCCATTGATAAGGGCACTGGGAAGAAACAGGATATCACCATCACTGGCGCTAGTACGCTACCGAAGGATGAG GTTGAGAGAATGGTAGAAGAAGCTGACAAGTTTGCCAAGGAGGATAAAGAGAAGAGAGATGCCATTGACACCAAAAACCAGGCAGACTCCGTGGTCTACCAGACCGAGAAGCAATTGAAGGAGCTCGGCGACAAAGTCCCTGCTCCTGTGAAAGAGAAGGTGGATGTGAAGCTCCAGGAACTCAAAGATGCCATTTCTGGTGGATCAACACAGAGCATGAAGGACGCCATGGCTGCTTTGAACCAGGAGGTGATGCAGATTGGGCAGGCGATGTACAACCAGCCTGGTGCTGGTGCAGCCGGACCTACTCCTGATGCTGAGGCCGGGACGCCTGGTGCTGGACCAGCAAAGGGACCCAATGATGGGGATGTCATTGACGCGGACTTCACTGATAGCAACTGA
- the LOC120700384 gene encoding 54S ribosomal protein L37, mitochondrial-like: MAMSWTRGLKYVVAPRHAAQLVESRGLAIASKAKKGGKGGAADAAKTPALSKELKSTTVFGANILKEGSDPKIQPDSEYPEWLWHLLDKRPVLSELRRKDPKTLPYEDLKRFVKLDNRSRIKENNALTAKN, from the coding sequence ATGGCAATGTCTTGGACAAGAGGATTAAAGTATGTTGTTGCTCCAAGGCATGCGGCTCAACTGGTAGAGAGTAGAGGTCTTGCCATTGCAAGCAAGGCAAAAAAGGGTGGAAAAGGTGGCGCAGCTGATGCCGCTAAAACTCCTGCACTCAGCAAAGAGCTTAAGAGTACAACAGTGTTTGGGGCAAACATTCTCAAGGAGGGTTCTGATCCAAAAATTCAACCAGACTCTGAGTATCCCGAGTGGCTGTGGCACCTGCTCGACAAGCGTCCTGTGCTAAGTGAGCTGCGGAGGAAAGATCCCAAGACGCTTCCTTACGAAGACCTGAAGCGTTTTGTCAAGTTGGATAACCGATCCCGGATCAAGGAAAACAATGCTCTCACTGCTAAGAACTGA
- the LOC120697025 gene encoding lysine histidine transporter 2-like, producing the protein MAAPSAMSSTAAGSKEQQKQDIDDWLPITSSRNAKWWYSAFHNVTAMVGAGVLSLPYAMSELGWGPGVVAMLLSWVITLYTLWQMVEMHECVPGKRFDRYHELGQHAFGDKLGLWIVVPQQLIVEVGVCIVYMVTGGKSLEKCYTVACPDCDPLRTSSWIMIFAAVHLLLSQLPNFNSITLVSLAAAVMSLSYSTIAWAASAHKGRQPDVDYSKTASTATGQTFNFLSALGDVAFAYAGHNVVLEIQATIPSTPEKPSKKPMWQGVVLAYIVVAICYLPVAFVGYYVFGNAVDDNILITLEKPRWLIAMANIFVVVHVIGSYQIYAMPVFDMLETFLVKKLRFRPGLPLRLIARSLYVVFTALVGIAVPFFGGLLGFFGGFAFAPTTYYLPCILWLKIKKPKTFSFSWFANWFCIIIGVLLTVFAPIGGLRSIIVNASTYKFFS; encoded by the exons ATGGCGGCGCCCTCGGCCAtgtcgtcgacggcggcggggagtaAGGAGCAGCAGAAGCAGGACATCGACGATTGGCTGCCCATCACCTCGTCCAGGAACGCCAAGTGGTGGTACTCGGCGTTCCACAACGTCACGGCCATGGTCGGCGCCGGCGTGCTCAGCCTGCCCTACGCCATGTCCGAGCTCGGATG GGGCCCCGGCGTGGTGGCGATGCTCCTGTCGTGGGTGATCACGCTGTACACGCTGTGGCAGATGGTGGAGATGCACGAGTGCGTCCCGGGCAAGCGCTTCGACCGCTACCACGAGCTCGGCCAGCACGCCTTCGGCGACAAGCTCGGCCTCTGGATCGTCGTCCCGCAGCAGCTCATCGTCGAGGTCGGCGTCTGCATCGTCTACATGGTCACCGGCGGCAAGTCGCTGGAGAAGTGCTACACCGTCGCGTGCCCCGACTGCGACCCGCTCCGGACCAGCTCCTGGATCATGATCTTCGCCGCCGTCCACTTGCTCCTCTCGCAGCTCCCCAACTTCAACTCCATCACGCtcgtctccctcgccgccgcggtcaTGTCGCTCAG CTACTCGACGATTGCCTGGGCGGCGTCGGCGCACAAGGGCCGGCAGCCGGACGTGGACTACAGCAAGacggcgtcgacggcgacggGGCAGACGTTCAACTTCCTCAGCGCGCTGGGCGACGTGGCCTTCGCCTACGCCGGCCACAACGTGGTGCTGGAGATCCAGGCCACCATCCCGTCGACGCCGGAGAAGCCCTCCAAGAAGCCCATGTGGCAGGGCGTCGTCCTCGCCTACATCGTCGTCGCCATCTGCTACCTCCCCGTCGCCTTCGTCGGCTACTACGTCTTCGGCAACGCCGTCGACGACAACATCCTCATCACCCTCGAGAAGCCACGCTGGCTCATCGCCATGGCCAACATCTTCGTCGTCGTCCACGTCATCGGCAGCTACCAG ATCTACGCCATGCCGGTGTTCGACATGCTGGAGACGTTCCTGGTGAAGAAGCTCCGGTTCAGGCCAGGGCTGCCTCTCCGTCTGATTGCGCGTTCACTCTACGTTG TGTTCACAGCTCTGGTTGGCATCGCCGTGCCGTTCTTTGGTGGATTGCTAGGGTTCTTCGGTGGCTTTGCATTTGCGCCAACGACCTACTAT CTTCCCTGCATTCTGTGGTTGAAGATCAAAAAGCCAAAGACGTTTAGCTTCTCCTGGTTCGCCAACTGG TTTTGCATCATCATCGGCGTGCTCCTGACGGTGTTTGCACCTATTGGAGGTCTCCGGTCGATCATCGTCAACGCCTCCACCTACAAGTTCTTCTCGTGA
- the LOC120697026 gene encoding uncharacterized protein LOC120697026, giving the protein MTGSSKKHELKSKEKLEKKLSFYTKVKDTVASLNAKKTISKKKNQSRRQKKLKAYDLSALSEFLPEPTEPEHKTDAKLNCKSRQALVLRESAHLKAVLNNPQFQLDPFAAIHQHLLATQPPAAAKKDDDAKHGKDSKDKKRMRKKKSTSSSSQAMDI; this is encoded by the exons AT GACTGGGTCATCTAAGAAGCATGAGCTCAAATCTAAGGAAAAATTGGAAAAGAAGCTCAGCTTTTACACAA AAGTAAAAGATACCGTTGCTTCCTTAAATGCTAAGAAGACTATCAGTAAG AAAAAGAACCAGAGTCGTCGTCAGAAAAAACTGAAAGCATATGATCTCTCAGCACTCTCCGAGTTCCTTCCAGAACCAACTGAACCTGAGCACAAAACTGATGCGAAGCTGAACTGCAAGTCAAGACAGGCTTTAGT GCTACGAGAGTCTGCTCACCTGAAAGCTGTACTGAACAACCCGCAGTTCCAGCTTGACCCGTTTGCCGCGATCCACCAGCACCTGCTAGCAACACAGCCACCTGCGGCTGCAAAGAAGGACGATGACGCCAAGCATGGAAAGGATTCCAAGGACAAGAAaaggatgaggaagaagaagagcactTCGTCTAGCTCCCAAGCAATGGATATCTGA